From a single Corynebacterium kroppenstedtii DSM 44385 genomic region:
- a CDS encoding ComF family protein: protein MQWTIGSVARATMDLLLPADCPGCGHPTVPGEPSGLCIRCERLCQQDPPFFTTPRLDPGIPIVVSGSYGGVHRQVLLGAKERGRRDARDVCGALMVGTFRWLWANGYLPDPHVVPWVLIPAPTTRRASRQRGGDLVTRWCQDTAQGICGDITVAPVLRSRGTKRDQVGLSAAARRENLSGAVAVDKREWERHTRNTRANMGQMGTHSPQVILVDDVVTTGSTCAESVLVLRAHGWHPVTGVALCSA from the coding sequence GTGCAGTGGACGATTGGCTCGGTCGCTCGCGCAACAATGGACCTCCTCCTGCCCGCGGATTGTCCGGGATGCGGGCACCCCACGGTGCCGGGAGAACCGTCGGGGCTGTGCATTCGGTGCGAGCGCCTGTGCCAGCAGGATCCTCCCTTCTTCACGACGCCACGCCTGGACCCCGGTATCCCCATCGTGGTGAGCGGGTCGTACGGAGGCGTGCACCGCCAGGTGCTCTTGGGCGCGAAGGAACGCGGCCGACGCGATGCTCGTGACGTGTGTGGTGCGCTGATGGTGGGCACATTCCGGTGGCTGTGGGCTAACGGGTACCTGCCCGATCCTCACGTGGTGCCGTGGGTACTTATTCCTGCACCGACGACCCGTCGTGCGTCGCGCCAACGCGGAGGCGACCTCGTGACGCGATGGTGCCAGGACACCGCCCAGGGAATATGCGGCGATATCACCGTCGCCCCCGTGTTGCGGAGCAGAGGAACTAAGCGAGACCAAGTAGGGCTCTCCGCCGCCGCGCGGAGGGAGAATCTGTCCGGTGCAGTCGCCGTCGACAAGCGTGAGTGGGAGCGGCACACCAGGAATACGCGGGCAAACATGGGGCAGATGGGTACTCATTCGCCCCAGGTGATCCTCGTCGATGATGTGGTCACAACCGGATCGACATGCGCGGAATCGGTCCTCGTCCTTCGCGCGCACGGGTGGCATCCGGTGACGGGGGTAGCGTTGTGTAGCGCGTAG
- the secA gene encoding preprotein translocase subunit SecA: MLGLSSILRVGEGRAVKRLKNISDRVIALEDDYAALSDAELAAKTDEFKQRLKDGETVNDLLLEAFATAREASWRVLGQKHFPVQVMGAASLHFGSVAEMKTGEGKTLTCVLPAYLNALEGKGAHVVTVNDYLAKRDSEWMGRVHRFLGLKVDVILSGMTPEERRQAYNADITYGTNNEFGFDYLRDNMAHSLDELVQRGHHYAIVDEVDSILIDEARTPLIISGPAEGTSEWYTAFARIVPRMSRDIHYEVDERKRTVGIREEGVELVEDQLGIDNLYAPQNSQLVGYLNNAIKAKELFVRDKDYIVRNGEVLIVDEFTGRVLSGRRYNEGMHQAIEAKEGVEIQAENQTLATITLQNYFRLYDKLAGMTGTAETEASELHQIYKLDVNQIPTNRPNQRIDKSDLVYKTQEAKFRAVADDIEERVQKGQPVLVGTTSVERSEYLSHLLQSKGVRHSVLNAKHHEEEAQVVAQAGRLGAVTVATNMAGRGTDIVLGGNPDIIADINLRQRRLDPVETPEEYEQAWDEEIARVRDASKKEAKEVCEAGGLYVLGTERHESRRIDNQLRGRCARQGDPGETRFYLSMRDELMTRFVGPSMEAMMNRLNVPDDVPIEAKMVTNAIKSAQTQVESQNFEMRKNVLKYDEVMNSQRKVIYAERRQILEGLDLRDQVRAMIDDTISAYVYAETADGYVEDWDLGALWNALESLYGPTMSWQSLIDSSEYGPAGELPVEDLRRALIDDALAQYEDLEKVVEAIGGDEQMRNLERYTLLNVVDQKWREHLYEMDYLKEGIGLRAMAQRDPLVEYQREGGDMFRKMEDGIKEEAVRQLFMVRQQIEANKMQQNADVNGDGEVDATDFAGERQEVQMSYSGPDETGSASAVNEGDAEAQPKNRRERRAAARAQRKSGRHAR; this comes from the coding sequence GTGCTTGGACTCTCCTCGATCCTCCGTGTTGGCGAAGGACGCGCCGTCAAAAGGCTGAAAAACATCTCAGACCGCGTCATCGCCCTTGAAGATGATTATGCAGCGTTGAGTGACGCGGAATTGGCCGCGAAGACCGATGAATTCAAACAGCGCCTGAAGGATGGCGAAACGGTCAACGACCTGCTCTTGGAGGCCTTCGCCACCGCTCGTGAAGCGTCATGGCGAGTTTTGGGACAAAAGCACTTCCCCGTGCAAGTGATGGGCGCTGCCTCCTTACACTTCGGTTCCGTTGCCGAGATGAAAACCGGTGAAGGTAAGACCTTGACCTGCGTGCTTCCCGCATACCTCAATGCCCTGGAGGGTAAAGGCGCGCACGTCGTGACGGTGAATGACTATTTGGCCAAACGTGACTCGGAGTGGATGGGCCGTGTTCACCGTTTCTTAGGTCTTAAAGTTGATGTCATTCTTTCCGGCATGACCCCGGAGGAACGCCGCCAGGCCTACAATGCGGACATTACCTATGGCACGAACAACGAGTTCGGCTTCGACTACCTGCGTGACAATATGGCCCACTCCTTGGATGAGTTGGTGCAGCGTGGTCACCATTACGCCATTGTCGATGAGGTTGACTCCATTCTTATCGACGAAGCACGTACCCCGCTGATTATTTCCGGTCCCGCGGAGGGAACGTCGGAGTGGTACACGGCTTTCGCACGGATTGTGCCCCGGATGAGTCGCGATATTCACTACGAAGTGGACGAGCGTAAGCGGACCGTCGGCATTCGTGAGGAAGGTGTCGAGTTGGTCGAGGATCAGCTGGGCATCGATAACTTGTACGCACCACAGAATTCGCAATTAGTTGGGTATTTGAACAACGCAATTAAGGCGAAGGAGCTTTTTGTTCGCGATAAGGACTACATTGTCCGCAATGGCGAGGTCCTTATTGTCGACGAGTTCACCGGCCGTGTGTTGTCAGGTCGCCGCTATAACGAAGGTATGCACCAGGCCATTGAGGCCAAAGAAGGTGTAGAGATCCAGGCAGAAAACCAGACCTTGGCGACGATTACGCTGCAGAATTACTTCCGCTTGTACGACAAACTGGCCGGCATGACCGGTACCGCGGAGACGGAGGCGTCTGAGCTGCACCAGATCTACAAGCTCGACGTGAACCAGATTCCGACCAACCGGCCGAACCAGCGTATCGACAAGAGCGACCTGGTGTACAAGACGCAGGAAGCGAAGTTCCGCGCTGTGGCCGACGACATCGAAGAGCGCGTGCAGAAGGGGCAGCCGGTGCTGGTCGGTACGACGTCGGTTGAGCGCTCCGAGTACTTGTCGCATCTGCTGCAGTCGAAGGGTGTGCGGCACAGCGTGCTGAACGCGAAGCACCACGAGGAAGAAGCGCAAGTTGTGGCGCAGGCCGGTCGCTTGGGCGCGGTCACCGTCGCTACGAACATGGCTGGCCGTGGTACGGACATCGTGCTCGGTGGTAACCCGGACATTATCGCGGATATTAACCTGCGTCAGCGTCGGCTCGATCCGGTGGAGACCCCCGAAGAGTACGAGCAGGCGTGGGATGAGGAGATCGCCCGCGTTCGCGATGCTTCGAAGAAGGAAGCGAAAGAGGTCTGCGAAGCCGGTGGCCTCTACGTGCTAGGCACGGAGCGTCACGAGTCCCGGCGTATTGATAACCAGTTGCGTGGTCGTTGTGCACGGCAGGGTGACCCTGGTGAAACGCGGTTCTACCTGTCGATGCGCGACGAACTGATGACGCGCTTCGTCGGGCCGTCGATGGAAGCCATGATGAACCGCCTCAACGTGCCGGACGATGTCCCGATTGAGGCGAAGATGGTGACCAACGCCATCAAGAGTGCGCAGACGCAGGTCGAAAGTCAGAACTTCGAGATGCGCAAGAACGTCTTGAAGTACGACGAAGTCATGAACTCCCAGCGTAAAGTCATCTACGCAGAGCGTCGTCAGATTCTCGAGGGCCTAGACTTGCGCGACCAAGTTCGCGCCATGATCGACGACACCATTTCCGCGTACGTCTATGCGGAGACCGCCGACGGGTACGTCGAGGATTGGGACCTGGGTGCATTGTGGAACGCCCTGGAGAGCCTCTATGGGCCGACGATGAGCTGGCAGTCCCTCATCGATTCGTCGGAATACGGTCCGGCCGGGGAGCTTCCTGTCGAGGATCTGCGTCGGGCATTAATTGATGACGCGTTGGCCCAGTACGAGGACCTTGAGAAGGTCGTTGAGGCCATCGGTGGCGACGAGCAGATGCGTAACCTGGAGCGCTACACCCTGTTGAACGTCGTGGACCAGAAGTGGCGCGAACACCTCTACGAGATGGATTACCTCAAAGAAGGTATTGGCTTGCGCGCGATGGCTCAGCGCGATCCCCTCGTGGAGTACCAGCGCGAGGGTGGCGACATGTTCCGCAAGATGGAGGACGGCATTAAGGAAGAGGCCGTCCGGCAGCTGTTCATGGTTCGCCAGCAGATCGAAGCCAACAAGATGCAGCAAAATGCCGACGTTAATGGGGACGGTGAAGTCGATGCGACGGACTTCGCGGGTGAGCGCCAGGAAGTGCAGATGAGCTACTCTGGGCCGGATGAGACCGGTTCAGCGTCGGCAGTGAACGAGGGCGATGCGGAGGCTCAGCCGAAGAACCGCCGTGAGCGTCGCGCGGCTGCTCGGGCCCAGCGCAAGAGCGGACGCCACGCTCGGTAG
- the mtrA gene encoding MtrAB system response regulator MtrA, which yields MKTKILVVDDDPAIAEMLMIVLQGEGFDTVVVGDGAEAVTAASNEDPDLILLDVMLPSMNGVDVCRAIRKTSGVPIVMLSARTDTVDVVLGLESGADDYINKPFKPKELVARVRAQLRRREQATGDTIHVGDLVIDVPGHIVKRDGKEIPLTPIEFDLLTQLASRPKQVLTREELLREVWGYKQPTDTRVLNVHINRLRIKVEKDHKNPKLIQAVRGVGYKIGE from the coding sequence ATGAAGACAAAAATCCTCGTTGTCGACGATGACCCGGCCATTGCGGAAATGCTCATGATCGTCCTTCAAGGTGAAGGGTTCGATACGGTCGTGGTGGGTGATGGTGCAGAGGCCGTGACCGCCGCATCCAACGAGGATCCTGATCTCATTTTGCTCGACGTCATGCTGCCGAGCATGAACGGGGTCGACGTGTGCCGGGCTATTCGGAAGACGTCAGGGGTGCCCATCGTGATGTTGAGTGCTCGCACCGACACTGTCGACGTTGTCTTGGGCTTGGAGTCCGGCGCGGATGATTACATCAATAAGCCGTTTAAGCCGAAAGAACTGGTGGCGCGCGTTCGTGCGCAGTTGCGGCGTCGTGAGCAGGCCACGGGGGACACCATCCACGTCGGCGATTTGGTTATCGACGTTCCGGGGCACATCGTGAAGCGCGATGGGAAGGAAATTCCGCTTACCCCTATCGAGTTCGATCTGCTTACCCAGTTGGCTAGCCGGCCGAAGCAAGTGCTCACGCGTGAGGAACTGCTGCGGGAAGTGTGGGGATACAAGCAGCCCACGGACACCCGTGTGTTGAATGTTCATATCAACCGCTTGCGGATCAAGGTCGAGAAGGATCACAAGAATCCGAAGCTGATCCAGGCCGTCCGAGGAGTGGGTTACAAGATCGGTGAGTAG
- the lpqB gene encoding MtrAB system accessory lipoprotein LpqB, with the protein MMNKPWPSSRRGRVVAVSTALCLGVASSLSACATLPSHSDPKAIHSYAPGESGTTVPGPQKGDAPDEVLRGFFSASAHPSHSHKAARAFLTSKSSDAWKDGNDAFIVQQLNINSSGQPLDDEATFDVSGSTIGVLGDGGTFTPRSGSYRSQFKLKKVNGEWRISSVPEGIILQSVDFEQTYRAYSVYFLDHTGRYLVSDRRWIYSQQDTIESSLMSLLASGPRQELAPGIGTALPAGTSITAKSDKVGGSTVDIKGLSQVSSDDRQKIAGQVVWTLIHADVRGPFTLMADGAPLLDQAHKSLSASDVSDLNPEPPEMNTLHAVADGSLETISASGATGDRGPFGRDGKILSAGITPNGGLAAVVERDNTADDDEGRGQSGSDSSVLRIGHVMDTDADTRNSLEEADGAAQPIVRGRTLTRPSWSEDGTVAWTVADGKEIHRVEYQTGTDSKSGSGSVKNEYIVDNDALRAQLRNDDENNDHKISEFRVANDGVRAAMIIGGRVFTAIIAPGEGGKSRIMSPRELGEVFVGDTATSLDWQPDGSLLIGTQSQDAPIWSVQPDGSDATRLTSNNVQAPVSAVASTRNELYITDSRSVLQLERNNSSDTATQNWREVPGLQGIRAQPIVSR; encoded by the coding sequence ATGATGAACAAACCGTGGCCCTCGTCTCGACGCGGCCGTGTGGTCGCCGTCAGCACTGCACTCTGCCTCGGGGTAGCCTCGTCATTGTCAGCGTGTGCCACCTTGCCCAGCCATAGTGATCCGAAAGCTATCCATTCCTACGCGCCGGGGGAGTCGGGGACAACTGTTCCCGGGCCCCAAAAGGGCGACGCCCCCGACGAAGTGCTCCGCGGCTTTTTCTCCGCCTCGGCTCACCCTTCGCACAGTCACAAGGCTGCTCGCGCGTTCCTGACCAGCAAGTCGTCAGATGCATGGAAAGACGGCAATGACGCGTTCATCGTCCAGCAGCTCAACATTAATTCGTCGGGTCAACCGCTGGATGATGAAGCGACATTCGATGTGTCGGGCTCCACAATTGGCGTCCTGGGCGATGGGGGAACGTTCACCCCACGGAGCGGCTCCTACCGTTCACAATTCAAACTAAAGAAGGTGAATGGGGAATGGAGGATCTCGTCGGTACCTGAGGGCATCATCCTGCAGAGCGTCGACTTCGAACAGACCTATCGGGCCTACTCGGTGTACTTCTTGGACCACACCGGGCGATACTTGGTATCCGACCGACGGTGGATCTATTCCCAGCAGGACACGATTGAGTCGAGCCTCATGTCACTCCTTGCCAGTGGGCCGCGCCAGGAACTCGCGCCCGGCATTGGCACCGCTCTACCTGCGGGAACGTCGATCACCGCGAAGAGCGACAAAGTCGGCGGGTCTACCGTCGATATCAAGGGGCTGTCGCAAGTCAGTAGCGACGATCGCCAAAAGATCGCCGGGCAAGTAGTGTGGACGCTCATTCACGCCGATGTGCGCGGACCGTTTACCCTCATGGCAGATGGAGCGCCCCTGCTCGACCAGGCGCACAAGTCGCTGAGTGCGTCCGACGTTTCAGACCTCAACCCCGAACCGCCGGAGATGAACACCCTTCACGCCGTTGCGGACGGAAGTCTCGAGACGATCTCGGCTTCGGGTGCCACTGGTGATCGTGGCCCATTCGGGCGTGACGGCAAGATCCTCTCTGCCGGGATTACGCCGAATGGTGGTCTAGCTGCAGTCGTGGAACGCGACAACACCGCGGATGATGACGAAGGACGTGGCCAGTCAGGCAGCGACAGTAGTGTTTTGCGCATCGGGCACGTGATGGATACCGACGCCGACACCCGGAATAGCCTGGAGGAAGCCGATGGGGCGGCGCAACCTATTGTGCGCGGTCGAACGCTCACCCGACCGTCGTGGTCAGAAGACGGCACAGTGGCCTGGACCGTCGCCGATGGCAAAGAAATCCACCGCGTCGAATACCAAACCGGGACGGACAGCAAATCCGGGTCCGGGAGCGTCAAGAATGAATACATCGTGGATAACGACGCTCTCCGAGCCCAACTCCGCAACGACGACGAGAATAACGACCACAAAATCAGTGAATTCCGCGTGGCCAACGACGGCGTTCGGGCGGCCATGATCATCGGCGGCCGCGTGTTCACGGCGATCATCGCGCCGGGTGAGGGCGGTAAGAGCCGCATCATGTCTCCTCGCGAGCTGGGTGAGGTTTTTGTGGGCGACACCGCGACGAGCTTAGATTGGCAACCAGATGGTTCGCTCTTAATTGGCACGCAGTCGCAGGACGCGCCGATATGGAGTGTTCAACCCGACGGCTCCGATGCAACCAGGTTGACCTCGAATAACGTGCAGGCCCCGGTGTCGGCCGTGGCGTCCACGCGCAACGAGCTCTACATCACCGATTCGCGGTCGGTGCTGCAACTGGAACGGAACAATTCGTCGGATACGGCGACGCAGAACTGGCGTGAAGTGCCGGGACTGCAAGGCATTCGCGCGCAGCCGATCGTCTCTAGGTAA
- the hpf gene encoding ribosome hibernation-promoting factor, HPF/YfiA family codes for MTTPAEKDEAVTPQAQVHLTGRNVDIPDHFADRVNAKLAKIERLDPTLTSFHVELLHEPNPRRADRADRIQITASGKGHIARAEAKEDSFYAALESAIGRMERSLRKVKVRRQISRSGHRTPISVGEATAQLVQDAKDEQKTEQPGKYDVDPYAADFEPGKIVRRKTHPSTPISVDEALSEMELVGHDFFLFVNKENNKPSVVYRRHAFDYGLITLGSEEEAAAESAGADK; via the coding sequence GTGACCACACCTGCTGAGAAAGATGAGGCTGTCACACCACAAGCCCAGGTACACCTCACTGGCCGTAACGTTGACATTCCCGATCACTTCGCCGATAGGGTTAACGCGAAATTGGCCAAAATTGAACGCCTGGATCCTACGTTGACCTCCTTCCACGTCGAGCTGCTGCATGAACCTAACCCGCGCCGCGCTGACCGTGCTGATCGCATTCAGATCACGGCGTCTGGCAAAGGTCATATCGCTCGGGCGGAAGCAAAGGAAGATAGCTTCTATGCGGCATTGGAAAGCGCAATTGGCCGCATGGAACGTAGCCTCCGGAAGGTGAAAGTGCGCCGGCAGATTAGCCGTTCCGGCCACCGCACACCGATCTCCGTGGGCGAGGCGACGGCCCAACTGGTGCAAGACGCCAAGGATGAGCAGAAGACAGAGCAGCCTGGCAAGTACGACGTTGATCCCTACGCAGCGGACTTCGAGCCGGGCAAGATTGTTCGTCGCAAGACTCACCCGTCGACACCGATTAGTGTCGACGAAGCACTCAGCGAGATGGAATTGGTTGGGCACGACTTCTTCCTGTTCGTGAATAAGGAAAACAACAAGCCGTCGGTTGTGTACCGTCGTCACGCTTTTGACTACGGTCTGATTACCCTCGGCTCTGAGGAAGAGGCTGCGGCAGAATCTGCCGGCGCAGACAAGTAA
- the mtrB gene encoding MtrAB system histidine kinase MtrB gives MSSGNPESRPGRLRHPLFDPNNQEGLSALVRPSLRDNDSDGHSRWPLSIRRFWRRIADKWQTSAQVKTVGRMFIASAIVLFVLGFTLISFMTTRLTQAKVEAAQDGIDRARRAVEQQIDASDTSNSIQVRINAARTALTERGGGSDASDSSSGPVNSAYEPVLIAPDINGEDVVSPDNAQIPKSLRNFIHDNQVAYQFDTLRHPDGSRYKALIIGSPVSSDVQGLELYLILPMDNDESTLALMRGLISSGGIILLVVLVGIVWTFAQQVTTPVRTASRTAERFSQGHLSERMAVNGRDEMARLATSFNSMADSLSKQIKQLEEYGDLQKQFTSDVSHELRSPLTTVRMAADIIEDNADNLDPVMRRASSLMNKELGRFEGLLSDLLDISRHDSGVEELSLEQVDLLGALHDAWLLNVQLAKKLNVLVRFHVPSEPLFMPIDTRRVQRIFRNLIENALDHAEGKPVDIAVRRNDRAVSIIVLDHGVGLKAREEDLVFNRFWRADPSRVRHRGGTGLGLAIARENAALHGGKLDAIGEIKVGSCFRLTLPIDPDVPVTANDAALDLAVGEKADSALASYPELVVKTYGAVDHAVTEPTDGDEVSAGDVPAGDDVHAGGDAYVGGKLSDASAFGSGTGDSGVADERGVSSDGQQALFGPSAEPSLSGSTQNAHAENSEIDQPSQVSASATESAPSAESAQPPATLDEVISGEIAPNEEWPTVHSGSAADSATGHDVENSAATSEKAVDSAGADGRGNDYPAEDDYYGTELEEISEEELRAAAEMDDFDPEPSGSLPVDTPGNADPHTEIAHTDAEEDQ, from the coding sequence GTGAGTAGCGGAAATCCAGAGTCCCGGCCGGGACGATTACGTCATCCCCTCTTTGATCCGAACAATCAAGAGGGGCTTAGTGCACTTGTCCGCCCCTCGCTGCGTGATAACGACTCAGATGGCCACAGCCGCTGGCCACTAAGCATACGGCGTTTTTGGCGCCGAATAGCAGACAAGTGGCAGACATCCGCCCAAGTGAAAACCGTGGGGCGGATGTTTATTGCGTCAGCCATCGTTCTATTCGTCTTGGGTTTCACGCTCATTTCTTTTATGACGACCCGGCTTACCCAAGCCAAAGTGGAGGCCGCTCAAGATGGCATCGATAGGGCCCGGCGTGCTGTCGAGCAGCAGATCGACGCGTCGGACACCTCGAACTCGATTCAGGTTCGTATCAACGCGGCCAGGACTGCCCTGACCGAGCGCGGTGGTGGATCCGACGCGTCGGATTCGTCATCAGGCCCGGTCAACTCGGCTTATGAGCCGGTGCTGATCGCACCCGATATCAATGGTGAGGACGTCGTTTCGCCTGACAACGCCCAGATCCCAAAAAGCCTCAGGAATTTTATTCACGACAATCAAGTGGCGTATCAGTTCGATACGCTGCGACACCCCGATGGCAGTCGGTATAAAGCCCTTATCATTGGTTCGCCTGTGTCCTCTGATGTGCAGGGCCTGGAGCTGTATCTGATTTTGCCGATGGATAACGACGAATCCACCTTGGCGCTGATGCGCGGGCTGATATCCAGTGGTGGGATCATTCTTCTTGTTGTGCTGGTCGGCATCGTCTGGACCTTCGCGCAGCAGGTCACGACCCCTGTGCGCACGGCCAGCCGCACGGCTGAAAGGTTTTCTCAAGGGCACTTGAGTGAGCGCATGGCGGTGAATGGTCGCGACGAGATGGCGCGCCTGGCAACGAGTTTTAACTCCATGGCAGACTCGTTATCGAAGCAGATTAAGCAGCTCGAAGAGTATGGTGACCTGCAAAAACAGTTCACGTCGGATGTGTCTCACGAGCTGAGATCACCCTTGACGACGGTTCGGATGGCGGCGGACATCATCGAAGACAACGCCGACAACCTTGACCCCGTGATGCGTCGTGCGTCGTCGTTGATGAATAAAGAATTGGGGCGTTTCGAGGGGCTGCTCAGCGACCTGTTGGATATTTCCCGCCACGATTCCGGCGTTGAGGAGTTGTCGCTCGAGCAGGTCGATTTGCTGGGTGCGTTGCATGATGCGTGGCTGTTGAACGTCCAATTGGCGAAGAAACTCAACGTCCTTGTTCGCTTCCATGTGCCCAGCGAGCCGCTGTTTATGCCCATTGATACTCGACGGGTCCAACGTATTTTCCGCAACCTCATTGAGAACGCGCTGGACCATGCCGAGGGGAAGCCCGTCGATATCGCTGTTCGACGCAATGATCGGGCGGTGTCGATCATCGTGTTGGACCACGGTGTCGGGCTGAAAGCGCGTGAAGAAGACCTTGTGTTCAACCGCTTTTGGCGCGCTGATCCCTCCCGTGTGCGCCACCGTGGGGGCACCGGGCTGGGCCTGGCCATTGCCCGCGAGAACGCTGCGTTGCATGGCGGCAAGCTCGACGCGATCGGTGAGATTAAGGTCGGCTCTTGTTTCCGCCTGACACTTCCGATCGATCCCGACGTCCCCGTGACGGCGAATGACGCTGCCTTGGACCTCGCGGTGGGGGAGAAGGCCGACTCAGCATTAGCGTCCTATCCGGAGTTGGTTGTGAAGACGTATGGCGCTGTGGACCACGCTGTCACTGAACCAACCGACGGCGACGAGGTTAGTGCCGGTGACGTTCCAGCTGGTGATGATGTTCATGCTGGCGGCGATGCTTACGTTGGTGGCAAGTTGAGTGATGCTAGCGCGTTTGGTTCTGGTACGGGCGACTCTGGTGTGGCCGATGAACGCGGAGTGTCATCGGATGGCCAACAGGCGTTATTTGGCCCGTCGGCGGAACCTTCTTTGAGCGGATCCACACAGAACGCTCATGCAGAAAACTCGGAAATAGATCAGCCGAGTCAGGTCAGCGCGTCGGCAACTGAGAGCGCACCATCAGCCGAATCGGCGCAACCGCCGGCAACCCTCGATGAAGTAATCTCAGGCGAAATCGCCCCGAATGAAGAGTGGCCGACGGTACACTCCGGATCCGCTGCCGACTCAGCCACCGGTCATGACGTCGAAAATAGTGCTGCCACCAGCGAGAAAGCCGTCGATAGTGCAGGTGCCGACGGCCGTGGGAATGATTATCCTGCTGAGGATGATTATTACGGTACGGAGTTAGAGGAAATCAGCGAAGAAGAACTCCGCGCGGCCGCCGAAATGGACGACTTCGATCCCGAACCATCTGGATCGCTGCCCGTTGATACGCCCGGCAATGCTGACCCCCATACAGAAATCGCTCACACCGATGCTGAGGAGGACCAATGA